One Bacillota bacterium genomic window carries:
- a CDS encoding YhcN/YlaJ family sporulation lipoprotein: MKKRFLAGLLTAAFLVAGLLLGGCRPARKPAPSSPRATRQAPSPARKPAPTTPAEARRMADRVAREAAKVPGVRRATVVISGKTAFVGLDLKANVEKTRTTAIKNEVVRRVKTAEPGITTVNVTSDPDLVARLRRIADGVKKGKPVSNFASELAEISRRIAPRTS, translated from the coding sequence ATGAAGAAGCGGTTTTTGGCAGGGCTGTTGACCGCAGCATTTTTGGTTGCCGGGTTGTTGCTGGGGGGCTGCCGGCCTGCACGGAAACCTGCTCCCTCCTCTCCGCGCGCGACAAGGCAGGCGCCCTCCCCGGCAAGAAAGCCCGCTCCCACAACACCGGCTGAAGCAAGACGGATGGCAGACCGGGTTGCGCGGGAGGCCGCAAAGGTGCCTGGAGTCCGGCGGGCTACCGTTGTCATTTCGGGTAAAACAGCCTTCGTCGGATTGGATCTCAAGGCAAATGTGGAAAAAACCCGGACTACGGCAATCAAGAACGAAGTGGTGAGGCGAGTCAAAACCGCAGAGCCGGGTATAACAACGGTAAATGTTACCTCCGATCCGGACCTGGTTGCCCGCCTGCGCAGGATTGCCGATGGCGTTAAAAAAGGAAAACCGGTCTCGAATTTTGCTTCAGAACTGGCAGAGATCTCGCGGCGGATTGCGCCCCGGACAAGCTAG
- a CDS encoding ketoacyl-ACP synthase III yields MRADSSASVTITGTGAAVPERVLTNRELEKMLDTTDQWIVQRTGIQERRIAGDGTATYHLASTAARRALQDAQVTPEEVDLILVATSTPDQFTVPTAGLVQQALGMSRAAAFDLSAACAGFTYGLAVGAQFIRTGVYRTVLVVGAEILSRIVNWRDRQTAILFGDGAGAVVLRPAGSGALWYSHLGADGRGADILKVPAGGSRFPASEETVRQGLQYIHMNGREVFKFGVRVMEEELRLAMKQCGLDPEQIDLFVPHQANLRMIETVVERLGLPRDRVYVNVQRYGNTSAASIPIALDEAASSGCLAPGSVVAMVGFGAGLAWGTCVATYRLAG; encoded by the coding sequence ATGAGGGCTGATAGCAGTGCTTCTGTGACGATCACCGGTACCGGCGCTGCCGTACCGGAGCGGGTGCTGACAAATCGCGAACTGGAAAAGATGCTGGATACCACCGACCAGTGGATCGTCCAGCGGACCGGCATCCAAGAACGGCGCATCGCCGGGGACGGGACGGCCACCTACCACCTGGCGTCGACTGCTGCAAGGAGGGCATTGCAGGATGCGCAGGTAACCCCGGAGGAGGTCGACCTCATCCTGGTAGCCACCTCCACGCCTGACCAATTTACGGTACCTACTGCCGGCTTAGTGCAGCAGGCCCTGGGTATGAGCCGGGCGGCAGCGTTTGACCTGTCGGCGGCATGTGCCGGTTTTACCTATGGCCTGGCTGTCGGCGCCCAGTTTATCAGGACCGGTGTCTACCGGACGGTCCTGGTGGTCGGGGCTGAAATTCTTTCCCGCATTGTCAACTGGCGCGACCGGCAGACCGCCATCCTCTTCGGGGACGGGGCCGGCGCGGTGGTACTGCGCCCGGCGGGTAGCGGCGCTTTGTGGTACAGCCACCTGGGGGCGGACGGGCGCGGGGCGGACATCTTGAAGGTCCCGGCTGGCGGTTCGCGATTTCCGGCCTCGGAGGAAACGGTGCGGCAGGGGCTTCAGTACATCCACATGAACGGGCGGGAGGTGTTCAAGTTTGGTGTACGGGTGATGGAAGAGGAATTACGCCTGGCCATGAAACAATGTGGCCTGGATCCTGAACAGATCGACCTTTTCGTCCCCCACCAGGCCAACCTCCGGATGATCGAAACGGTAGTGGAGCGGCTGGGCCTGCCGCGGGACAGGGTCTACGTTAATGTCCAGCGGTACGGCAACACCTCCGCAGCTTCCATTCCCATCGCCCTGGACGAAGCCGCCAGCAGCGGCTGCCTGGCACCCGGCTCTGTCGTGGCGATGGTGGGTTTCGGCGCCGGCCTGGCCTGGGGCACCTGTGTCGCCACTTACCGGCTGGCGGGCTAA
- a CDS encoding stage II sporulation protein P, which produces MARGKSFKLLMFLLTFAVLAGIGLTGRVEPVWSGWKDLFGGFEIERTDGGYYTVLDENHQVIHRTAHRLYRGDEYITADNLRYRIIRVKGDYAYARLVGKEKEAKLAIYSTSDLVQGQVFPGRARGQRNAIAIYHTHSDESYVPTDGTDSIYARGGIFKVGDVFAEKLRSMGFNVLHSLRPHDPHDANAYYRSRRTAAQLLQKQPLALIDVHRDAVPADVYSTRIKGQPVTRVKIVVGRENPRMSANLQFAKELKAAVDRTHPGLIEGILISRGNFNQDLAPRSVLIEVGAHTNSREAAQRGVALFAEALPRVFGITGVRPEVGPPAPPTNRGDWRALFWGVLIVGGAIAGFLYLNTGSWKGAWDQFRNFFQVEFPNRKKGGGR; this is translated from the coding sequence GTGGCCCGGGGGAAAAGTTTTAAGCTCCTTATGTTCTTGCTGACTTTCGCTGTTCTGGCCGGCATTGGACTGACCGGGAGGGTGGAGCCCGTTTGGTCTGGCTGGAAAGATCTTTTCGGCGGTTTTGAAATTGAGCGGACCGACGGGGGTTACTATACGGTTCTCGATGAAAATCATCAGGTGATTCACCGGACGGCACATCGCCTCTACCGGGGTGATGAGTACATCACCGCAGATAACCTGCGCTACCGGATCATCAGGGTGAAGGGGGATTATGCCTACGCGCGTCTGGTAGGGAAAGAAAAAGAAGCGAAGCTGGCGATTTATAGCACTTCGGACCTTGTGCAGGGTCAGGTTTTTCCGGGCCGGGCAAGAGGCCAGCGCAATGCGATTGCAATCTACCATACCCATAGCGACGAATCCTACGTTCCCACAGATGGAACTGACAGCATTTACGCCCGTGGAGGGATTTTTAAGGTGGGGGATGTTTTTGCAGAAAAATTGCGCTCCATGGGTTTTAACGTCCTGCATAGCTTAAGGCCTCACGATCCCCATGATGCCAATGCCTATTACCGCTCCCGGCGCACCGCGGCGCAGCTGCTCCAGAAGCAGCCCCTGGCTTTAATCGACGTCCACCGGGATGCCGTCCCGGCCGATGTTTACAGTACGAGAATCAAGGGCCAGCCCGTTACAAGGGTGAAAATCGTGGTGGGCCGGGAGAACCCCCGGATGAGCGCCAATCTTCAGTTTGCTAAAGAGCTGAAGGCAGCGGTTGACAGGACCCATCCCGGCCTGATCGAAGGGATTCTCATCTCCAGGGGAAATTTCAATCAAGACCTTGCACCTCGCTCTGTTTTAATTGAAGTAGGCGCCCACACCAACAGCCGCGAAGCGGCGCAGCGGGGGGTGGCCTTATTTGCCGAAGCTTTACCCAGGGTTTTCGGGATTACAGGAGTGAGGCCCGAGGTCGGGCCTCCGGCTCCTCCTACCAACCGGGGAGACTGGCGCGCGCTTTTCTGGGGTGTGCTGATTGTGGGAGGGGCGATTGCCGGCTTCTTGTACCTCAACACAGGGAGCTGGAAGGGCGCCTGGGATCAGTTCCGCAACTTCTTCCAGGTGGAGTTTCCGAACAGGAAAAAAGGAGGAGGAAGGTAG
- a CDS encoding molybdenum cofactor guanylyltransferase, with protein sequence MKAAGIILAGGKSSRFQGNKAFAELASQRLIDRIISVLKDVFPKLILVTNSPSEYQGLGVEVVSDLISGRGPLSGIHTGLVVSPCDLNLVTACDMPFVNRALAAYLVGQARPADDAVVPLVGGYPEPLFAVYRKTCLPFIEASLQEGKYKVTSFYGSVRIRYVSEEELAPFGGARSFFNINTREDLKKASRIVRPGP encoded by the coding sequence ATGAAAGCCGCGGGAATTATTCTGGCGGGAGGCAAGAGTTCGCGGTTTCAGGGCAACAAGGCTTTTGCGGAACTGGCTTCGCAGAGGTTGATTGACCGTATTATCTCGGTTTTAAAGGATGTTTTTCCCAAGCTGATTCTCGTCACCAACTCCCCCTCCGAGTACCAGGGTTTGGGGGTGGAGGTTGTCAGTGATTTGATTTCGGGCCGGGGTCCCTTAAGCGGGATTCACACAGGCCTCGTTGTTTCTCCTTGTGATCTTAACCTTGTAACAGCCTGTGATATGCCTTTTGTTAACAGAGCCCTCGCGGCGTATTTAGTCGGGCAGGCGCGCCCCGCTGACGACGCGGTGGTACCCCTGGTCGGAGGGTATCCGGAGCCCCTTTTTGCTGTCTACCGGAAGACCTGCCTTCCTTTTATTGAGGCCAGTTTGCAGGAAGGAAAGTACAAAGTAACTTCTTTTTATGGCTCCGTTCGCATCCGGTATGTATCCGAAGAGGAGTTAGCACCTTTTGGAGGAGCCAGGAGCTTTTTCAACATTAACACGAGAGAAGACCTGAAAAAAGCCTCCCGGATTGTGAGGCCAGGGCCTTAG
- a CDS encoding DUF3189 family protein → MIKVIYHCYGGSHSSVTTAGIHLGILPRDRVPGARELLQVPHFDGDEPLTHGHFRLIGHDRAGNEVYVLGKRTLGRNVTLLLQKAAQIFGRDHALYPVDTTGPINLFMVLGGFLSRRLKMVALGRPLVILGTRLAYFRFVQLADQVEEELRKRVQERQNYQKCAFPRRIVFYLCPQDYRVVLLTAGFHLYPGAKDDFVLKWVFGQKQVTGEVGTLAHVGSRDTCDLYLAGAGRDPQVVARTLRELRNLLGIPEVDWCVVESQVRPSWFYRGLAHLFRFFGWVEGLRFFEKRVFRKTIAACRAEGARVQARLKEGVLD, encoded by the coding sequence ATGATAAAAGTTATTTACCACTGCTATGGCGGCTCTCATTCCTCTGTTACAACGGCGGGAATTCACCTGGGCATTCTCCCCCGGGACCGCGTTCCCGGCGCCCGGGAGCTGCTCCAGGTGCCCCACTTCGATGGGGACGAACCGTTAACTCACGGGCATTTCCGCCTGATCGGGCACGACCGGGCCGGAAACGAGGTGTACGTGCTGGGAAAACGCACCCTGGGGCGCAATGTAACCCTTCTTTTGCAAAAGGCGGCCCAAATTTTCGGGCGCGATCATGCTCTTTATCCTGTTGATACAACAGGACCCATCAACCTTTTCATGGTTCTGGGCGGGTTTCTATCGCGGCGCCTGAAAATGGTGGCCCTGGGGAGGCCGCTGGTTATCCTGGGAACCCGGCTGGCATATTTCAGGTTTGTGCAGCTTGCGGATCAGGTCGAGGAAGAACTCAGAAAAAGGGTTCAGGAGCGGCAGAACTACCAGAAATGTGCTTTCCCCCGGCGGATAGTTTTTTATCTCTGTCCCCAAGACTACAGGGTTGTCCTGCTCACCGCCGGTTTTCATTTATACCCCGGAGCGAAGGACGATTTCGTGCTCAAGTGGGTTTTCGGGCAAAAGCAGGTTACGGGGGAGGTTGGAACTTTAGCTCATGTAGGCTCTCGCGACACCTGCGATCTCTATCTTGCAGGAGCAGGAAGAGACCCTCAGGTCGTCGCCCGGACCCTGCGGGAGCTGCGCAATCTGCTGGGAATACCCGAGGTGGACTGGTGTGTGGTGGAATCTCAGGTGAGGCCCTCCTGGTTTTACCGGGGGCTTGCGCATCTTTTCAGGTTTTTTGGCTGGGTGGAGGGGTTGCGTTTCTTTGAAAAAAGGGTTTTCCGGAAAACGATTGCTGCCTGCCGTGCCGAGGGAGCCCGGGTGCAGGCCCGCCTGAAGGAAGGGGTTCTTGACTAA
- a CDS encoding DUF1614 domain-containing protein, with amino-acid sequence MPRIPVGIIILLIISILIYFGVAQRVLDRLRLSDKGALAVIAALIIGGFINIPLPRGPRLEASLNVGGGLVPLFLAGYLITQTETAKEKLRALGGVFATAGAVYLTGILLGAEPESMFLDPLYVYPLVGGIVAYLTGRSRRSAFIAATVGILLVDVITYFRLLVTGTPGAVLIGGGGAFDAVVMAGLLAVLLAEFIGETREWLQGGPAETGRAQALLKHLRVRSHEVNSQKDFKEGEDRGPGEKF; translated from the coding sequence TTGCCCCGGATTCCAGTCGGAATCATCATCCTCCTGATTATCTCGATTCTCATTTATTTTGGAGTTGCCCAGCGGGTGCTGGACCGGCTCCGCTTGTCCGACAAGGGAGCGCTCGCCGTCATTGCCGCTCTCATTATTGGCGGATTTATTAACATTCCCTTGCCCCGGGGGCCCCGCCTCGAGGCTTCGTTGAATGTAGGGGGAGGACTTGTTCCCCTATTTCTTGCCGGGTATTTGATTACTCAGACGGAAACCGCAAAGGAAAAATTGCGGGCTCTTGGAGGGGTGTTCGCAACGGCAGGGGCTGTTTATTTAACGGGAATTCTCCTGGGAGCCGAACCGGAAAGCATGTTTCTGGATCCCCTTTACGTTTACCCGCTGGTCGGCGGCATTGTTGCGTATTTAACCGGCCGGTCGCGGCGGAGCGCTTTTATTGCTGCAACGGTGGGAATTCTCCTGGTTGATGTGATTACCTACTTTCGCCTGTTGGTTACGGGGACTCCCGGTGCGGTTCTGATCGGAGGGGGAGGCGCCTTTGACGCGGTTGTGATGGCTGGTTTGCTGGCCGTGCTCTTAGCGGAATTCATCGGAGAAACGAGAGAATGGCTTCAGGGTGGCCCTGCGGAAACCGGGAGGGCCCAGGCTCTCTTAAAACATTTGCGTGTCAGGTCTCATGAAGTGAACTCGCAGAAAGATTTCAAGGAGGGTGAGGACCGTGGCCCGGGGGAAAAGTTTTAA
- a CDS encoding zinc ribbon domain-containing protein, with protein sequence MPVFSYSCKRCGEEFTKLVRRQDQEKVRCPRCGGEELQQLFRRFNYVKITQKYDPGCGVAWNCVSAKRFGCGKYAKNKLHLPSY encoded by the coding sequence ATGCCTGTTTTCAGCTACAGTTGCAAAAGATGCGGGGAAGAATTTACAAAGCTGGTAAGAAGGCAGGACCAGGAAAAAGTGAGGTGCCCCCGCTGCGGCGGCGAGGAACTGCAGCAGCTTTTCCGGCGCTTTAATTACGTCAAGATTACTCAGAAATACGATCCCGGCTGCGGGGTCGCCTGGAATTGCGTGAGCGCAAAAAGGTTCGGGTGCGGGAAATATGCAAAGAACAAACTACACCTGCCGAGCTATTAG
- a CDS encoding DUF512 domain-containing protein produces the protein MDRRKRSGITIAGVKPGSLACSLNILPGDYLLAVNGVIPRDLLEYRYLTSGERVKLKIRRRNGEIEQLVIAKDYDADLGLVFPTDCFDGVRRCRNRCIFCFVDQLPPGMRPSLYEKDDDYRLSFLHGNFITLTNLESCDLQRILTFHLSPLYLSVHTTDPVLRGKMLGRREPAPVLDQLAALAGGGITMHIQIVLCPGINDGENLKRTIRELAEFWPQANSIGIVPVGLTKFRKKLPFLRAFAKPECIRLIRQIAVVQKFFRRKFGVSFVYLADEFYLRANLPFPPHAFYDDFPQLENGIGLSRLFYEEFARCLPFLPGRLHRPRRFLIATGVAGAKVLRPLIARLNLIRNLDIRLIPIPNTFFGPRINVAGLLTGRDLLWGLRGLEGERVLLPRVLLRQGSSLLLDGSTIGEVASKLGCRLQVIEPTARALLEAVLGGSSRFFGEQVVRKGWENRL, from the coding sequence ATGGACCGCAGAAAGAGATCAGGAATCACAATTGCAGGGGTGAAACCCGGCTCGCTCGCATGTTCTCTTAATATTCTGCCGGGAGATTATTTGCTTGCGGTAAATGGCGTAATCCCACGTGATTTGCTCGAATACAGGTATTTAACCAGCGGGGAAAGGGTTAAACTCAAGATCCGCCGGCGGAACGGAGAAATCGAACAGCTGGTAATCGCGAAAGACTATGATGCCGATCTGGGCCTGGTTTTTCCAACGGATTGCTTCGACGGAGTCCGTCGCTGCCGGAACAGGTGCATTTTTTGTTTTGTAGATCAGCTCCCTCCAGGAATGCGGCCTTCTCTTTATGAAAAAGACGATGATTACCGCCTTTCATTTTTGCACGGAAACTTTATTACTTTAACCAATCTCGAATCCTGCGACCTCCAGCGCATTCTCACCTTTCACCTGAGCCCCCTTTATCTTTCGGTGCATACCACAGATCCGGTTCTCCGGGGGAAAATGCTGGGGCGAAGAGAACCCGCTCCCGTCCTGGATCAACTGGCCGCCCTCGCCGGGGGTGGCATCACCATGCACATCCAGATTGTCCTGTGTCCGGGCATCAATGACGGGGAAAACCTTAAGCGAACAATCAGGGAACTCGCGGAGTTTTGGCCGCAAGCGAACTCAATCGGAATCGTACCCGTTGGCTTGACCAAATTCCGCAAGAAGCTCCCCTTTTTGCGGGCCTTTGCGAAACCGGAATGCATCAGGCTCATCAGGCAGATCGCGGTAGTTCAAAAATTTTTTCGGCGGAAATTCGGAGTCTCTTTTGTTTACCTGGCGGATGAGTTTTACCTCCGGGCGAACCTCCCTTTTCCTCCGCACGCTTTCTATGACGACTTTCCCCAACTGGAAAACGGGATCGGTCTCTCCCGGCTCTTTTATGAAGAATTTGCCCGCTGCCTGCCCTTTCTTCCCGGTCGCCTGCACCGCCCCCGGCGTTTTCTGATCGCGACCGGAGTTGCAGGAGCGAAGGTGCTGCGCCCTTTGATTGCGCGGCTCAATTTGATTAGAAATTTGGATATCAGGCTCATACCCATACCCAACACTTTTTTTGGCCCCCGGATCAATGTAGCCGGGTTGCTGACCGGTAGGGATCTCCTGTGGGGGCTGAGGGGTCTTGAAGGAGAAAGGGTTCTGCTCCCCCGGGTTTTGCTGCGGCAGGGAAGTTCCCTTCTGCTGGATGGCAGCACGATCGGGGAGGTTGCTTCAAAGCTGGGGTGCCGGCTCCAGGTGATCGAGCCCACAGCCCGCGCCCTGTTGGAAGCAGTGCTCGGGGGAAGCTCCAGGTTTTTCGGAGAACAGGTGGTGAGAAAAGGTTGGGAAAACCGGTTGTAG
- a CDS encoding NAD(P)H-dependent glycerol-3-phosphate dehydrogenase, with the protein MGAGSWGTALAVHLAGKGYGVKLWARSPERARQLAETRENKKYLPGVYLSPRIEISSDLALVLQDARVVVLAVPSQSVREVAGLLRPLLRSCCYLVNTAKGLENQTCLRLSQVILEELPEFAGRLAVLSGPSHAEEVSRGIPTAVVVAALDRETAECIQDLFMASSFRVYTNSDLVGVELGGALKNVIALGTGIAEGLGFGDNTKAALITRGLAEIARLGVALGANPLTFLGLTGVGDLVVTATSVHSRNRRAGILLGQGFSLQETLQKVGMVVEGIKTTAAARRLAFRYGIEMPITEQTYQVLFAGLPPRAAVSNLMLRSKRHEVEEAFINFINMPEAW; encoded by the coding sequence ATGGGGGCAGGAAGTTGGGGGACGGCTCTTGCCGTTCACCTTGCCGGCAAAGGGTATGGGGTTAAGCTCTGGGCGCGGTCTCCGGAAAGGGCCCGGCAGCTTGCGGAAACCCGCGAAAATAAAAAATATTTGCCGGGTGTCTACCTCTCCCCCCGCATCGAAATCAGCTCAGACCTGGCACTGGTTCTTCAAGATGCCAGGGTTGTCGTGCTTGCTGTTCCTTCCCAGAGCGTCCGGGAGGTGGCAGGGCTGCTCAGACCTCTCCTGCGCTCCTGCTGTTATCTGGTTAATACCGCGAAGGGCCTGGAGAACCAGACCTGCCTCCGCCTTTCCCAGGTGATCCTCGAGGAGCTGCCGGAATTTGCCGGACGTCTGGCAGTGCTTTCGGGGCCAAGCCACGCGGAAGAAGTAAGCCGGGGGATACCTACTGCGGTTGTGGTTGCCGCGCTGGACCGGGAAACGGCCGAGTGCATTCAAGATCTTTTTATGGCTTCCAGTTTTCGTGTTTATACAAATTCCGATCTGGTAGGTGTCGAGCTTGGGGGTGCCCTGAAAAACGTCATTGCACTGGGAACGGGAATCGCCGAGGGGTTGGGTTTTGGGGATAACACCAAGGCGGCCCTGATCACCCGGGGCCTGGCGGAAATAGCCCGCCTGGGCGTGGCCCTGGGAGCCAATCCCCTGACCTTTCTCGGGCTTACGGGAGTCGGAGATCTGGTTGTTACCGCAACAAGCGTGCACAGTAGAAACAGGCGGGCGGGGATCCTTTTGGGCCAGGGGTTCAGCCTTCAGGAAACCCTCCAGAAAGTGGGGATGGTAGTCGAAGGGATCAAGACTACCGCTGCCGCGCGGAGACTCGCCTTTCGCTACGGGATTGAAATGCCGATTACAGAACAAACATACCAGGTCCTTTTTGCCGGTTTGCCGCCTCGAGCTGCGGTTTCTAATCTGATGTTGAGATCCAAGCGTCACGAGGTGGAGGAGGCATTCATAAACTTTATAAATATGCCGGAAGCCTGGTGA
- the plsY gene encoding glycerol-3-phosphate 1-O-acyltransferase PlsY → MPVFLLAGSYLLGAVPFGYLFGRLKGIDLRSHGSGNIGTTNAFRVLGRKMGILVFFCDLIKGLIPALLGKTLLGPGWGVAAGLAAVIGHNWSVFLGFKGGRGVATGAGVVLALMPEVILLAFGIWVAVVLLTGYVSLGSIVASLSVPLVALFFREPWIYFLFAIPAPLFIVFKHLPNIRRLQKGTEPRIRFW, encoded by the coding sequence TTGCCTGTCTTTCTTCTTGCAGGAAGTTATTTGCTGGGAGCAGTTCCCTTCGGCTACCTTTTTGGAAGACTGAAGGGAATCGATCTGCGTTCCCACGGGAGCGGCAACATCGGGACCACCAATGCCTTTCGGGTGCTGGGGCGGAAAATGGGAATTCTTGTTTTTTTCTGCGACCTGATCAAGGGTCTGATTCCGGCGTTGCTGGGGAAGACGCTCCTGGGGCCCGGCTGGGGTGTGGCGGCAGGACTGGCCGCAGTGATCGGTCACAACTGGTCGGTTTTCCTCGGTTTCAAGGGGGGCCGGGGGGTTGCGACCGGGGCGGGGGTAGTGCTTGCGTTGATGCCAGAAGTAATCCTGTTGGCTTTCGGGATCTGGGTTGCTGTTGTTCTCCTGACCGGTTACGTTTCCCTGGGCTCCATTGTTGCTTCTCTGTCCGTTCCCCTGGTTGCGCTTTTTTTCCGCGAACCCTGGATTTACTTTTTGTTTGCCATTCCTGCTCCCCTCTTTATTGTATTTAAGCATCTTCCCAACATCCGCCGTTTGCAGAAAGGCACCGAGCCCCGGATCCGCTTCTGGTAA
- the der gene encoding ribosome biogenesis GTPase Der — MGKPVVAIIGRPNVGKSTLFNRLTGSRTAVVADHPGVTRDRLYRDVEWNRCTFTLVDTGGLFLEDPEFGEHVRAQVQKAIEEADLIIFVVDGRVGPTTEEEEIARLLRREGKETVLAVNKVDHFKNSQVAYDFLALGLGEPVPISALHGLNVDELLDRVVALFPHAAYEDLEEGEGRRVAVVGRPNVGKSSLVNALLKEDRVIVSEVPGTTRDAIDTFLKKDDRTYIIVDTSGIRRRSRVAPGVERFSVIRSLKAINRADVVLFVLDATQGVVEQDKKIGGYLEEAGKGLIIIINKWDLIKKDGDEVKQYDLVRSELDFLFYAPILYVSALTGKGVDRVLDVVDYVAAEREKRIGTGNLNNWLSEAVYLNPPPSSKGQELKIYYAVQAGVKPPVFVFFVNNPELVHFSYRRYLEHQLRKTYGFEGTPVRLVFRARRR, encoded by the coding sequence TTGGGAAAACCGGTTGTAGCCATTATCGGCCGTCCCAATGTCGGAAAATCAACGTTATTTAACCGCCTGACGGGGAGCCGCACCGCGGTTGTGGCGGACCACCCGGGAGTCACGCGGGATCGTCTCTACCGGGATGTGGAATGGAACCGGTGCACTTTTACTTTAGTAGATACCGGGGGGCTTTTTTTAGAGGATCCCGAATTTGGCGAGCATGTCCGGGCGCAGGTTCAAAAAGCCATTGAAGAAGCGGACCTCATTATTTTTGTAGTCGACGGCCGGGTCGGCCCCACCACCGAAGAGGAAGAGATTGCGCGGCTGCTCCGGAGGGAAGGGAAGGAGACGGTCCTCGCGGTGAACAAGGTGGATCACTTCAAAAACTCCCAGGTTGCCTACGACTTTTTAGCCCTGGGGCTGGGTGAACCCGTTCCAATTTCGGCCCTGCACGGACTCAATGTAGATGAACTCCTGGACCGGGTTGTTGCCCTTTTTCCCCATGCAGCTTATGAAGATTTAGAAGAGGGGGAAGGCAGGCGCGTGGCTGTGGTGGGGAGGCCTAATGTCGGTAAATCTTCGCTGGTGAACGCCCTTTTGAAAGAAGACCGGGTGATTGTCAGCGAGGTTCCCGGAACGACGCGGGACGCGATCGACACCTTTTTGAAAAAGGACGACAGAACATACATTATTGTAGATACCTCGGGCATCCGCAGAAGAAGCCGTGTGGCTCCAGGTGTGGAACGTTTCAGTGTGATCCGTTCCTTAAAGGCGATCAACCGGGCAGATGTGGTGCTTTTTGTTCTGGATGCAACCCAGGGGGTGGTCGAGCAGGATAAAAAGATCGGGGGGTATCTTGAAGAAGCCGGAAAAGGGCTTATAATCATAATCAACAAGTGGGATTTAATTAAAAAAGACGGGGATGAGGTGAAGCAATACGATTTAGTCCGGTCGGAACTCGATTTTCTTTTTTATGCTCCCATCCTTTACGTTTCGGCCCTGACGGGGAAGGGCGTGGACCGGGTTCTCGATGTTGTGGATTACGTCGCTGCAGAACGAGAAAAGCGAATTGGCACCGGAAATCTTAACAACTGGCTGAGCGAGGCGGTTTACCTCAATCCCCCTCCGTCGTCGAAGGGGCAGGAATTGAAAATTTACTATGCCGTTCAGGCCGGAGTTAAACCCCCTGTTTTTGTTTTTTTTGTCAACAACCCCGAACTTGTTCATTTTTCCTACCGGCGGTATCTCGAGCACCAGCTCCGGAAGACCTACGGTTTTGAAGGGACCCCGGTTCGTTTGGTCTTTCGTGCCCGTCGCAGGTGA